The region AGACGTCGAATTCGTCGTGATCGCCCGGCCCCATTTCGTTCAATACCAGATCCCTAAGGGCGCCCTCCGGAAGCAATCCTGAAAACCACGGTGGCAATGTGCCGTGAAGGCCAATTTTGTCGCCACGCCGCGCCAGACGATTGCGTGTGCCCTCGTCATCGTCAGGATCGGACCAACCCAGGCTTAGGATTGGCCGCCTTGGATCTCGCAGGAACGTCTCGGCAACTACAAACGCGACCGCGCCGTCGCTGTCGCGCGTCAGGGTCCCTACTCTAATCTTCCCGAGGTTCTGATCCAGAAGATGGACGCCGAGGATCGCCGATGATTTCGCCATCATGGTTCCCCATTGTCGTCTTCATCGAGATCGACGAAAAGTTCCTCAAATGCGCTGGCCGCCGCACCTTTGCTCTGCTGTTCCCCAGCATCGCTAATCAGCTGTCTCACTTCCGCGATCCGGGACTTCGGCAGCAGGACAGGCACAAGGTCAAGGGCATCGCAGATTTCCGCAAACAGCGTCAGTCGGTCCCTACCCCGCCGATCGGTCGCAAGGTCCCGTTCGAGTTCCGATATTCGCGCCCGGTCCCGACCGAGTCTTGTCGCAAGTGCAGGCTGACTGAGACCGCGTTGTTTACGGGCAGCCAGCAGTTGCTCGCCGAGGGTGTTGAAAATCGTGGTGCTCATGCGGAATGTCGCCCATCTATTGCCGAGTGTCCGGAATTGCGTACGACCTTAAGATAAACGAGAATGCGGAATTCCGCAACAGGAGGTCATTTCGAGCGAAATAGCGCAACGATTTAACGGTGGCCCAGCGGCGATTCGATCTTGGCTCGTCCTTATCAACCCAGTGCTTCGAGTCCAACCGGCGACCACCGATCCGTCCCAAGCCTTGATATCGTCCCCGCAAATTATATATTCCGGCCCATCGGAAGAATTAATACGGAGGCTCAACCATGCCCGCAGTTGCCGAGATGCTGAAGGCGAGCGAGGCTGCCGTTGTCTCGCGCGTGAGCCTGCGCGACGTCAATCGCGTCATCGACGAGCACATCTTGCCAGAAGCGTTCGTATCGCTCGACAACGGTCGTCATGTCCTCGCCGGAGCCTGCTCGCTTATCACGTTTTACTTCGAAAGCGCCCGCCGCCTTACCTCGGAAGAACGCCTGTTTACCATCCGGACGGCAGAAGCCCGGCTCGCAAGCGCCCGCAGCCTCCCGTGGTCCGCTCTATTGCGTGAAGACTGGACCGTGCACCACGAGTTTCTGACGATCGATCTCATGCCCTTTATGAGGGGCGCGAGCGAGCGGCTGGACGACCTCACCGCGGCGCGGGAAGCCGTGACATCATCGCCCGAGATCCTTGGCGGGACGGCCGTCATTCGGGGCACCCGCGTTCCTGTCCATGATGTTGCCGCGTCTGTATCCGCGGGCCATTCAACGGAGCGCATTCTCGAAACCTGGCCGAGCCTAGACGCAGAGAAGATCAGGCTCGCGACAATCTATGCGGAAGCTAATCCCTTGCGTGGGCGGCCCCGCGTCCTGGGCGACCTTCCCGAAGGATCGGTCATCCTCACAGATCGTTGCGTCCCCCGTCGCAGGAAGGCGGGATGAAGTTTCTGATTGATGAGTGCCTCAGTCCTGAACTGGCCAAGATAGCGCTGGAAAAAGGTTATGGTGAAACGAGCCATGTCGTCTGGATGAAACTCGGCGGCTTGAAAGACTGGGAGCTCAAACCAATTATTCTCGAGGGCGACTGGACGTTCGTCACCAAGAACTCGGTCGATTTCCGCGGGCCGAAAGACAGGCCGGGAACGAAGGGCCAATATGCCGACGTCGCCATCCATGTCGGGCTGATCTGCCTCAGCGGCCCACCCGGTATGGACCTCGATATGCAGATCGAATTGTTCGAACAAGCTCTGGCCGAACTCGACCGTGACGATGATCTCGTCAATCAGGTCCTGGAATTTCCCTCGATGGCGAGGAAGAGCTGCGCGTGCTGCGGTACGCGCTTCCAAAGGCATAATCATTCACAGTCGGTGAGGAAGGACCGCCTACAAGCTTCATGGTAAGCCAGCGGAATGATCGGCGGATGTGGACGGCCAGATACAGTCCCGTTCAACGCAGGGTTCCTGCGCTTAAGCCCCCGACAACGCCGAAATTCGTAACGGAGTTGCGGCTAATCTGCTGCGTCACCTTACTCGATGCAAAGCTCAGAGCCACCAAGAATGCAGATCGAAGACGTTTCCGTTCGCGGGCCCACAACACTCGATTCGCTGCGCAACGTGGCCTTCCGCTCGATCTGGAGCTCCACGCAGGTGGCGAACCTCGGATGGTTGGTGCAAACCGTCGCCATCAGTTGGCTCATGGCGACGATCTCCGCTTCGGATCTGATGGTCGCGCTTGTTCAGGCCTCAACGACGTTGCCGGCCTTCATCCTTTCCATTCCTGCCGGAGCGATAGCCGATACCTTCAGCCGCCGGTCGGTAATGATCACCGGCTTGTCATTGATTGCGCTGGCGTCGATTGTCCTGGCGCTCGCCGCTGCCTTCGGCTTCGTCAGCCCCTGGCTCATCCTTGGACTGGGCTTTATGGCGGGTTGCGGATTTGCGCTGAACGATCCAGCCTGGCACGCCTCCGTCGGCGATATCCTGGACAAGCGCGATATCCCGGCCGCGGTGACGCTCATGTCGGTCGGTTACAACATGACCCGCAGCATCGGTCCGGCGCTCGGCGGAGCGCTCCTCGCTTTCCTCGGTCCATTGACGGCCTTCCTTTTTGCCGCGTGCAGCAATCTTGCGCCCCTAGGCGCGGTGTTACGCAACAAGTGGTACGTCCGCTCGTCTCCTCTGCCTCCGGAGCGGATTTCGACTGCCATTCATGACGGCATGCGCTTTACGGCGCTTTCCTCCGGTATCCGGGCGGCAATCATACGTGCAACGCTCTTTGGCCTTTCGGCCATTGCCCTCCTTGCCCTTCTGCCGCTCATAGCCCGCGATCAACTGGCCGGCGGGCCGATCGTCTACGGCGTTCTGTTCGCCGGTTTCGGAACCGGCGCATGCTTCGCCGGCATGAACAATCAGC is a window of Rhizobium jaguaris DNA encoding:
- a CDS encoding MFS transporter, which encodes MQIEDVSVRGPTTLDSLRNVAFRSIWSSTQVANLGWLVQTVAISWLMATISASDLMVALVQASTTLPAFILSIPAGAIADTFSRRSVMITGLSLIALASIVLALAAAFGFVSPWLILGLGFMAGCGFALNDPAWHASVGDILDKRDIPAAVTLMSVGYNMTRSIGPALGGALLAFLGPLTAFLFAACSNLAPLGAVLRNKWYVRSSPLPPERISTAIHDGMRFTALSSGIRAAIIRATLFGLSAIALLALLPLIARDQLAGGPIVYGVLFAGFGTGACFAGMNNQRLRKLVPQEWLMAIASVARALCCISVAMTSSVTVAALCLALGGAGWVITWTGFDVWVQLASPRWVVGRTLSIYYAFLSGGMAAGSWLWGTVAQTYSLASSLELAAAALLLVAASGFVLAVHLAAEGDQQGSVYPAPAVALDLKPKRPNCSEDGIAIDDGDLDVFLDHMRTRRYALARAGARDWTLQRNLRKPSRWTETFRMPTWMDFLRLHHRLSPSDQDVIQHLAALHMSDKPPETDLVIERTTDARRSRSQPVTRMSRP
- a CDS encoding helix-turn-helix domain-containing protein, with translation MSTTIFNTLGEQLLAARKQRGLSQPALATRLGRDRARISELERDLATDRRGRDRLTLFAEICDALDLVPVLLPKSRIAEVRQLISDAGEQQSKGAAASAFEELFVDLDEDDNGEP
- a CDS encoding DUF433 domain-containing protein; this encodes MPAVAEMLKASEAAVVSRVSLRDVNRVIDEHILPEAFVSLDNGRHVLAGACSLITFYFESARRLTSEERLFTIRTAEARLASARSLPWSALLREDWTVHHEFLTIDLMPFMRGASERLDDLTAAREAVTSSPEILGGTAVIRGTRVPVHDVAASVSAGHSTERILETWPSLDAEKIRLATIYAEANPLRGRPRVLGDLPEGSVILTDRCVPRRRKAG
- a CDS encoding DUF5615 family PIN-like protein; the encoded protein is MKFLIDECLSPELAKIALEKGYGETSHVVWMKLGGLKDWELKPIILEGDWTFVTKNSVDFRGPKDRPGTKGQYADVAIHVGLICLSGPPGMDLDMQIELFEQALAELDRDDDLVNQVLEFPSMARKSCACCGTRFQRHNHSQSVRKDRLQASW